GCCGACGACGCCGCGCTCGGCGCCGCGGTCTACCTGTGCGGCAGCGGCCGTGACCTGACCAGGCGCGCCCAGCTCAAGGCCGCGATCCTGCAGTACAACCACTCCCACGAGTACGTCGCCAACGTGCTCGGGTGGATCGACCAGTACACGGCAGCCGCCAAGGACCCGGAGCTGAAAGACGTGTCCGGGAAGGTCCGCACCGTCATCGAGACAGCACTCTCCCAGCGGGGTGTCCCGTACTCGTGGGGCGGCGGCAACGCGAGCGGCCCGTCGTACGGGATCTGCTGCTCCCCCAGCGGAAAGAGCGGCACGGACATCAACGGCTTCGACTGCTCGGGCCTGACCACGTACGCCTACGCCAAAGCCGGTATCCAACTGCCTCGTACGGCCGCCGCCCAAGCCGGTGTCGGACAACGGATCCCTGCGAGTCTCGGCACCAGCGCGCTCAAGACAGGCGACCTGGTCTTCTTCGCCTACGCCCCGGGCCGCGACTCGACGATCTATCACGTCGGCATCTACGCCGGAAGCGGTCAGATGATCAACGCTGCCCGCCCGGGCACCGCCGTACGCCTGGACGCGGTCAGTGCGATGTCCGGCTTCGCCGGAGGGGCAAGGCCCCTATGACGACACCCTCATCGCGCTCGCCGCGCCCGCTGCTGATCGCGACCTTGGTCCTGGCGGTGGCCGGTACGGTCCTGCTGATCCTGCCGGCCAGGAACAACACCGCTTCCGCGACACCGTCTCCGGCGGCAGCCTCGGCAGTCCGACCTTCATCTCCTTCCACCGGCGAGGACTCTGCGGCCGGCGGCCCGGGCCCGTCGAAAACGACGGTGGCTGCGCCGTCCGCATCGGCGACCGCGCGGGCGCTGCCGCCACACGGTGAAGGAGTCGCCGGAGACCGGGCCATCCAGCAGGCCCTGGAGGCCGCATGGCCTGCGGACCTCCCCACAGGGACCGAGCGCCAGCTGCTCACAGGCGGCCGTGAACTGCTGCGAGCGGATGCCACGGGAATCGGCCGCGACAAATGGCCCTCGATGTTCGGCAACCCGGATCAGGCGATCG
The genomic region above belongs to Streptomyces sp. B21-083 and contains:
- a CDS encoding C40 family peptidase, whose translation is MKPARRRMARWVCVVMLLVFAAVCCAAPVGNAISAYVALKTGAQDDGGIAEGGSAADIPSRMLTAYKKAAQQVGRHVPKCQGMRWPILAGIAKVESNHAVGRNIAVNGDIRPKIYGVLLNGSGAGGNTTVFPDTDGGTWDGTAQGERAVGPFQFLPSTWEGVGKDANGDQAADPHNADDAALGAAVYLCGSGRDLTRRAQLKAAILQYNHSHEYVANVLGWIDQYTAAAKDPELKDVSGKVRTVIETALSQRGVPYSWGGGNASGPSYGICCSPSGKSGTDINGFDCSGLTTYAYAKAGIQLPRTAAAQAGVGQRIPASLGTSALKTGDLVFFAYAPGRDSTIYHVGIYAGSGQMINAARPGTAVRLDAVSAMSGFAGGARPL